From the genome of Carettochelys insculpta isolate YL-2023 chromosome 12, ASM3395843v1, whole genome shotgun sequence, one region includes:
- the LOC142019861 gene encoding histone H4-like: MTGQGKGGKGLGKGDAKHHRKMLRDNIQGITKPTICHLAHRGGIKRISGLIFEDTWGVWKVFLGNVIRDAVTYTEHVKQKTMTATDVIYALKCQGHALYGFRGQTCKKFSGSIFHGNVSLALGTCIPAETVISAEVVNSV; encoded by the coding sequence ATGACTGGCCAGGGCAAGGGAGGTAAGGGTCTTGGAAAAGGAGATGCTAAGCACCATAGGAAGATGTTGCGGGATAATATTCAGGGTATCACAAAACCCACTATTTGCCATTTGGCCCATCGTGGAGGCATCAAGCGCATTTCTGGTCTCATTTTTGAGGACACATGGGGTGTGTGGAAGGTCTTTCTTGGGAATGTGATCCGAGATGCTGTTACTTACACTGAGCATGTGAAGCAGAAGACCATGACTGCTACGGATGTAATTTATGCACTGAAGTGCCAAGGTCATGCTCTTTACGGGTTCAGAGGCCAAACGTGTAAGAAAttctcagggtcaatcttccatggtaatGTGTCTCTAGCCTTAGGGACTTGTATTCCTGCTGAAACAGTTATCTCTGCTGAAGTAGTTAACTCTGTATAA